The Leucoraja erinacea ecotype New England chromosome 29, Leri_hhj_1, whole genome shotgun sequence genome has a window encoding:
- the LOC129711035 gene encoding iron-sulfur cluster assembly 1 homolog, mitochondrial-like gives MAAAVRASVRAVSARRLRLPTRAALLLTLSAVNRIKNLLQERPECVGLKVGVRTRGCSGLSYVIDYATEKGKFDEEVNQDGVRVFIDQKAQLTLLGTEMDFIESKLSSEFVFNNPNIKGTCGCGESFTV, from the exons ATGGCGGCGGCCGTGAGGGCGAGTGTCAGGGCGGTGAGCGCCCGGAGATTGCGTCTACCCACCCGGGCCGCCCTGCTGCTG aCTTTGTCGGCTGTAAACAGAATTAAAAATCTTTTGCAAGAGAGACCAGAATGT GTTGGTTTGAAGGTGGGAGTCCGTACTCGTGGCTGCAGTGGACTCTCCTATGTGATAGACTATGCAACGGAGAAGGGAAAATTTGATGAAGAAGTAAATCAGGATG GTGTACGTGTGTTCATTGATCAGAAAGCACAGTTAACCCTGCTTGGAACCGAGATGGATTTTATTGAATCTAAACTCTCCAGTGAATTTGTTTTCAATAACCCAAATATTAAGGGGACATGTGGATGTGGTGAAAGCTTTACTGTATAA